From one Desulfurobacterium pacificum genomic stretch:
- a CDS encoding ABC transporter permease: protein MKFLILIYKEIIQFLRNRGLLLFLIYSFTLDIYLAATGIELTLKNAKFYVQDFDFSPLSRELISSFPEPYFKFKGYILNNKDIETLLTEDKAVGVIRIPSHFEERIKEGKSEKVGVVVNGAEISTSYLFSAYAQEVIYNFLAKLAPMYPSMESKIIEAKTRIFFNQNASSKTFMAYSELITVITLFLLLLPASAVVMEKERGNIEMLMVSPVKTHTVLIVKAISMGILILLSSLFAISITIQHFCYVPFHGKTTDFAVLTAFYIFATVGLSLFIASLSRNMLQVSQLSVLILIPILYLSGNWSPIETMPKTLQWLSNLSPLKFYIDGVYGIAVKGLTLQFLTKDLFFLSLQGLILFGLSNYLLKKIY, encoded by the coding sequence ATGAAATTCTTAATTCTTATCTACAAGGAGATAATTCAGTTTCTAAGGAACAGAGGTCTCCTGCTGTTTCTTATATACTCCTTTACTCTTGACATCTACTTAGCAGCTACAGGTATAGAGCTTACACTCAAAAACGCTAAATTCTACGTTCAAGACTTTGACTTTTCTCCCCTTTCAAGAGAGTTAATTTCATCTTTCCCAGAACCTTACTTTAAATTCAAAGGATACATACTAAACAACAAAGATATAGAAACGCTACTGACAGAAGACAAAGCAGTAGGAGTAATTCGTATCCCTTCCCACTTCGAAGAAAGAATAAAAGAAGGTAAAAGCGAAAAGGTAGGAGTAGTCGTCAACGGCGCTGAAATATCTACCAGCTATTTGTTTTCCGCTTACGCTCAAGAAGTTATCTACAACTTTTTAGCTAAACTCGCACCAATGTATCCCTCAATGGAATCTAAAATCATTGAAGCTAAAACAAGGATATTCTTTAACCAGAACGCATCCAGCAAAACGTTCATGGCTTACTCAGAACTAATTACCGTAATAACTCTATTCCTCCTTTTACTTCCTGCTTCTGCAGTTGTCATGGAAAAAGAGAGAGGAAACATAGAGATGCTTATGGTATCTCCCGTAAAAACGCACACAGTCCTCATAGTAAAAGCAATTTCTATGGGAATACTCATACTGCTTTCTTCCCTGTTTGCCATTTCTATAACTATTCAACATTTCTGCTACGTCCCGTTCCACGGAAAAACAACAGACTTTGCAGTTCTCACTGCATTCTACATATTTGCAACTGTGGGACTATCACTATTTATAGCGTCTCTCTCAAGAAACATGCTTCAGGTCTCCCAGCTCAGCGTCCTAATCCTAATCCCCATACTCTACTTATCTGGCAACTGGTCACCAATAGAAACGATGCCTAAAACACTACAATGGCTATCTAACCTATCACCGCTGAAGTTTTACATAGATGGCGTTTACGGAATAGCAGTAAAAGGCTTAACCTTACAATTTCTAACGAAAGACCTATTCTTCCTCTCCCTGCAAGGATTAATTCTATTTGGACTGAGTAACTACTTACTTAAAAAGATTTACTGA
- a CDS encoding deoxycytidylate deaminase → MSRPSWDEYFMSIAELVSSRSTCLRRKVGAVLVKDKRIIATGYNGPPTGLKHPEEVGCLREKLNVPSGQRHELCRGLHAEQNAIIQAALHGVSTKGSVLYCTHCPCSLCVKMLINAGIEKVIYKEGYPDWLAKEIAKEANLPLIEFSTVSKSF, encoded by the coding sequence ATGTCAAGACCTTCCTGGGACGAATATTTCATGTCCATTGCGGAATTGGTTTCCTCCCGCTCTACATGTTTGCGCAGGAAGGTGGGAGCTGTTTTAGTTAAAGATAAAAGGATAATCGCTACAGGTTATAACGGTCCTCCTACAGGTTTAAAACATCCTGAAGAGGTGGGGTGTTTAAGAGAGAAGTTAAACGTGCCGAGCGGTCAGAGGCACGAGCTATGCAGGGGGTTACACGCTGAGCAGAACGCCATAATTCAAGCTGCCCTTCATGGCGTTTCCACAAAAGGTTCTGTTCTCTACTGTACTCATTGTCCCTGTTCTTTGTGCGTTAAGATGTTGATAAACGCTGGAATTGAAAAAGTTATATACAAAGAAGGTTATCCTGATTGGCTTGCTAAAGAGATTGCAAAAGAAGCCAACCTGCCGCTAATTGAGTTTTCTACTGTCAGTAAATCTTTTTAA
- a CDS encoding molybdopterin molybdotransferase MoeA, producing the protein MKVKREEALDIVLNNVYSCGWEYVKLDNAYGRVLAEDVVSPVNVPDVNKSAVDGYGFKVSSLKELPAKLKIVGEVQAGDIGKFEVKEGEAVFVMTGGAVPDGVDAVVRVEDVSVEGNEVVVVDFPVKKGELVNFVGSEIKKGEVVLTLGEWLDYRKVGLLAGVGVYKVKVFRKPVVGIATTGNEVLEAYEPHRTGCVRNVNYYVLQGLLSEAGAVPINLGNLEDDLDLTVKKLEEAFDHVDVLVTTGGVSKGKYDFVKKAVELLGFDVKFTSTNIRPGRPLVFAVKGKKVFFGLPGYPSATLVNAVEFLLPAVRKMAGERQCENVYYEFEAGEGIRGKKGRVDFVRVNVKGNKVYNAGSQQTANFYTIATCDGLAVIGEDRGTVETGEKVNVLLFCNRSGL; encoded by the coding sequence ATGAAGGTAAAGAGGGAGGAGGCTTTAGATATCGTTTTGAATAACGTTTATAGCTGCGGTTGGGAATACGTGAAGTTAGACAACGCTTACGGTAGAGTTCTTGCCGAAGATGTTGTTTCTCCTGTTAACGTTCCCGATGTAAATAAATCAGCCGTTGACGGTTACGGTTTTAAAGTTTCTTCGTTGAAGGAGTTGCCTGCTAAGTTGAAGATTGTTGGAGAGGTTCAGGCTGGAGATATTGGGAAGTTTGAGGTTAAAGAGGGAGAGGCTGTTTTTGTTATGACAGGTGGGGCTGTTCCTGATGGTGTTGATGCAGTTGTGAGGGTTGAAGATGTTAGTGTGGAAGGGAATGAGGTGGTGGTGGTGGATTTTCCCGTTAAGAAGGGGGAACTTGTAAACTTTGTAGGTAGTGAAATTAAGAAGGGAGAGGTTGTATTAACTTTAGGAGAGTGGCTTGATTATAGAAAAGTTGGCTTGCTTGCAGGTGTTGGAGTTTACAAAGTAAAAGTTTTCAGGAAGCCTGTTGTTGGGATAGCTACTACAGGGAATGAGGTTTTAGAAGCTTATGAGCCTCATAGAACAGGCTGTGTGAGAAACGTTAACTATTACGTGTTGCAGGGGCTTTTAAGTGAAGCAGGAGCTGTTCCGATTAACTTAGGAAACTTGGAGGATGATTTAGATTTAACAGTTAAAAAGTTAGAAGAGGCGTTTGACCACGTTGACGTTTTGGTTACGACGGGTGGAGTTTCTAAGGGTAAGTACGATTTTGTGAAGAAAGCTGTTGAGCTTTTGGGTTTTGATGTAAAGTTTACTTCTACCAATATCAGACCTGGAAGACCGCTTGTTTTTGCAGTTAAAGGGAAAAAGGTTTTCTTCGGTTTGCCGGGTTATCCTTCGGCTACGCTGGTGAACGCTGTTGAATTTCTGCTCCCTGCTGTTAGGAAGATGGCAGGTGAAAGGCAGTGCGAGAACGTTTACTACGAGTTTGAGGCAGGAGAGGGGATTAGAGGGAAGAAAGGAAGGGTGGATTTTGTAAGAGTGAACGTAAAGGGAAATAAGGTTTACAATGCAGGAAGTCAACAAACAGCAAATTTCTATACTATTGCTACGTGTGATGGATTAGCGGTAATTGGCGAAGATAGAGGCACCGTAGAAACTGGTGAAAAGGTGAATGTTCTACTGTTTTGTAATAGAAGTGGATTGTGA